The Epinephelus fuscoguttatus linkage group LG7, E.fuscoguttatus.final_Chr_v1 DNA window AAATTACTTCCTTGAGCTTGTTTCAGGGGGACTCAGGTGCAATCAGTGGTTATTTAATTgcataataatataatttattgcAACCTATCTTAGTTATGTATGAGATATTAAGAATGACTTATGCAAGGTTTACTTGTCTCAAGTATTTCTGCATTATCTTCCCGTATAGGTGCCTGGGACAAAACCTTTCTAAAAATGGGCAAAATTCTAAAGTTgctaaaatgtcaataaaaattagtatggagaaaaaaacagcaacaacttgCTTTCATGAAAGCTCTTGACTTATGTAAACCTGGGAAAATCCCTTTGAAATGATTCATAATCACTTATGATGGGAATCATCTTCCTTTAATTTTACCAAACAAGATTATATTTTGGACATGACATTATCAAATCACACAGAACATCATTCAGTCAAAGCATTATGATCAAAGCACAGTTAATTCCTTTGCCTAAAAGAAGGGCAGGGTTTTGTTAAAAGCTTCCTCTAACCATTTTGGGGAACTGCTGAGTGATTTCAGGGGAGTAGGTGTTTCCTGGGGAGCCTTTTCTCAGCGACACCACCACGAAGATCTggaaaagctgctgctgctgcagctggatcAGGTCTCTCTCCAGGGTGCGGTAGGCTGGCCGACGTTTCAGTGTAGACTGGATGTAAACTGATCTCCTGGAGCCTGCTGGACACCAGACAGTGAGACTATATGTTAAATGCTTGTCCTGGGACATATCCCATCCAGCACACTGGAGCAATATGAGGTATTTTAAATACCAATATAAGTATAGTTGTCAACAATGGTCATGGATAACTGGTAGCCTGTATCTTACAGTTGGGGTATTATTTGAGTTTCTCAAAGTTAAAATCTCCCATTACCTCATTGTTACTTCTTACAAAGAATATGTTGCTTGGATGGGCCTTcccagtcttttttttattgtcacttTGGTCAAGACAGATACATCTTGACAAACACTGTATTAGacgaatttacattaaatctgGTGCAGACAGATGTTCCCCTGAAGATAAaatgtaataactttggtgaatctggagccatcatcaggtcaaagttTAATtctgtccaatactttggtttatagccaaatacctgcaaaactcaAGATATTcccagcctcagctgtacttgcTTATTGCTAAtgagcaaatgttagcatgctaactccCTACAATTAAGTTTAAAGTAAGCATGGGTAATATTTCCTAGTAAGCATCTGTATTAGGTTTGGCAGGATATCACTACCTGAATGTAGCCAGGAGTTCAAAATAATGATATAATCGCAATATCTATAACTTATATAGTATGTAATATCTTTATATCTAATTTTCAAATAGAGTTGTCGTCAAAGCCAGTGTATAACAACACCGCTAATCAGTACGTAATCATTTTCATTGTTAGCATGTTGacagcatttagctcaaagcacctcTGTGCCCAAGtacagcttcacagagctgctagcatggctgtattAACAGAGATACACAGCAAAAGCAAGCGCTTGGCATTTTTGATTGATAAATGACTAACTGTTTCAGCCATAGTCTTGATAGCCCCATCATGTATAATCAGGTGCATTATGGTCCCATTATGGTTTTATGGCACTTGATTGGACAGATATATTTAACATGGCCAACATTAACTAGCACTTAAGAGTGATAATAACATCCCTGAAGCTAATAAATACTGCAAAGGGGCTAtagatatatcttttttcaGTGCAGCCCTGTGTTTATACTAATTACAAATACTGACTGACAAAATGAGGATTTCTTGCTTCATACAAGAAGATGTACCTCTAAACTTTAACTTCAAATCCAGACTAAACATAAAGGGGCATTACAGACATATTAACTCTGTGGTGTTACCTTTGGGGTTGTCCTCAGCGTCACTTTCTGTCCCACTGGTCTCCTCTGTTGATATGAAttagaggggggagagagattATGGAGAAGCAGAGGAATGGAAAAGACTTGAGAAGCCATAATCAGATGCAGACAGTCAGCCTTTGTTTCATAATCAGCGGCTTCGCCTGCTGCAGCTGGCCTCGTGTGTACCATCAAAAGCTGGGTATTTCCACCACGAGGCTCAACTTAATCTTATTGAAGTGTTGATGTGAGTGACATTTGGGCATCTGTGACAgtctatgtgtatgtatatatgtatgtatgtgtgtgtgtgtgtgtgtgtgtgtgtgtgtgtgtgtgtgtgtgtgtgtgttacctcgCACTGAGAATCCCTGGTTCTTTACTCTCTTCCTCCCTCGCTTGTCGTCAAAGATGGTCTCAATCTTGTTGACATACTGTgcagcagaacacacacacacaggtactcGTCAGCCCCATAATTTCACAGCCATTATAGAATCATGATTACAGGGAATCATGACATAACAGCCACTAAGTACGTAATTATATTACagattttcagcattttttaaacCTTACATTCCTGCATTCTTCTGTTagtggtctgagagaacacAGTTCAGTATTTGTAGTGGACTCAAGTCAACTGAGGCCCACAGAGTTGGgctcaacacaaaaacaggcaCATACAGGAAGCCAAAACTTATCTTAAAGAGGACACACAAACGTActtacagctgaggaggcaaACTTGTATGACAGTGTATAGAAAGAAAGTAAAATGCCTCTACTAAGATAATGGTGCTGTTGTTAAGCAGAAAAACACATGAGGTGTTATTATGTCATTGTTGTAACATCTCTGTCACAGATGTGATATAAAAGAGTTTGTTGACAGCATAACATAACTAAATCTTATGTTTTCTTATTACTATCACAGCTGTTTATTCTAAACTATTTAGAATAGTTAGATAATGGAAAACAAACACCAAGGATGTAAAATACAGTCTAAAAATAGCCTTGAATGGCATTCGTCAAACCTGCTGGTACACAAAGCACAAGCGTCACATGCGTTTTAAAGCTCTCCTTTCCTAGTCATAAGCTTTACAGATACACGTTCagaagcctttttttttgttactgtacCTTATTGTCAAAGTTAGTCCCTGTCCACGCTCTTCCCACCGCCATGAGTCGTTTGATTGAATTCATGAGTTCTGTCTAAAATCCCACGAAGCATGTTGCTCTACCACTATCTATTACTTTTAGTGTCCTCTCCTTCCTGCTCAACAAGTCACGCCTCCTTCTGTTCTTTCCAACATTATTCACCATTCAGCAGAGCACATACCACTTTGTTTGTCTACCATAGGGCAatataacaaaacacaaaacatctcAGTCAACCCTGGTATCATAATAAAATGACTAATATCACAATCCATGTATCATATACCTGAGGCATCCTCTGTGTTTTCTGCGTGCTTGAAGGTCGGGGTGTTGCTGGTTTGGGAGTATTTGCAAATGTTGAGGCTTTGGATGCTGTTGATGCTGGGAACTTCTTCATCTCCACTTTGCCAGCATTGCCTTGCAACATTTGGGGTTTGGGAGGCAGCTGGAAGACAAGAAGTGCGGCGTCATTGCTTGGTTTTGGATAATTACAGGATATCAAACTATAATACTTCCTCCCTTGGAATATCAGGTTAGGCGGGGCTCTTAATAAAGCCAACAGCTAATGAAAAGAAATACTTTCATTACCTTTGGCCTTGCAATAGGAAGACACATGGGGGATAGCTTGACATCCTCATAGGGGTTATCTCTGGTCACGTCACCTGAGGGAAGACAGAGTGATGGGAAAGATAAGATGGGCTGACTGGATGTTTTATCAGTGAAAACTTTCAGAAGATGCTTactataaaaacaacacaacttacTTAAAGTGCAATGTCTGCTGCAGACACAGTCGTCTATGAGGCAGTGTTTTTTACTACCTGTCCTGATTTATTATAAATCACTTTAATGTGCGGTTGTGCTGTCTCTTCCCATCTTGAAtataactttcaaaatgttacaaTATTCCAGAAACTGTAAGATTGAATTTTAGCCAAATGTTCTTCGATGATTTTTCCAGATTAGTTCATTGCTCCCTGTTCTGCATCATCTTTAACAGGCCCTGTTATGGTAATATAACAAGCTCTAAATGGGGCATTTAAGAATCAGAACTGTACATTCGACCAATGACAGGAACCTGACAGTCTTTatgacttcctgtctttgtcttttgaaACAGAACCGGTGGGAAGTTAAGTAGTTTGAAATACACGACAAGCAGACTGTCAGTGTAAGGATCAAAAGCTCCAGACAGAAGTGCATTCACAATTAGCTCCACAATGTCTCACTTTAGATGACACAGGGAGTTCAACTTACAAACGATGTCCTCGTAAATGTTGTCGTCAGAGTAGGCATGGTAAAGGCCCGAGTGTCTATCCTCGCCTCCCAGGGTGCCTTGCTGTGCCGTTAGACGCGCCGCATCCTCGTACTCAAAGGACTTCCTGTGGCAGTGAGGGAAGGGAAGCCAGTGAAAAAGAGGGGCCTCGCTGCTGTCCTAAAGATAACCACCATACTATTGTTCACTCTATTGTCTTACACTCAGTCAGCGTCCCATGACAAAATTCCTTGTGTTGATATCAAACACagcaagacagagagagtgtgatAAATTGTCATGAAAGGAAATGACTAAGCATATGGTATAAAAGTTGTTTAAAAGTAAAACAAGGAAAAAGCGTATGACAGGATTTAGACAGAGATAGCAGTTGGCAATGTCAGCTGCGGTAGTAAAAATTAGGTCACAGTGCAACATTTCTCTActgaaaacttaaaaaaaattaagatacAGCTTTATTTACTTAGAGGTGATTTGTCATGTAGCTCTCTGGTAACAAGTGCAGTTCATGTTTTATAgttacattttcttttcctttttttcttatatGTACTTGTTGCTTTTGCAATGCACACAAGAGCTGACACCAAGACTGTTACATGATTCATGGTTCAGTGTGATGTAATACATAGCCCCATGCAGAAATTTCATAATGCACAAGAATGAATGACAGCTAATGGCTTCCTCTGAAACTGGTAAACAAGGAGCCCTGTAGAGCTGTTAGCCCTGCTGTTTGTAGACATGGCAGGAAGACTGTAGGTGAAAGACAAGCTATtgacataaacaaaacattaataatTTGGATAACACTCACAATGTACCACacttattattttttccatcaACAGGTGCAGTGCTGCCAGATTGGACTACCTTTTATTTATTGCATgggtaaaaaatgttttgagcatcttgcaaaaaaaaaaaaacctgccaaCTTTTTGTACCCTTTGGGAAGTTTCCAGTTATATTCCATGACTGATAACCAGGGTTGGAAAGCAGCACCGGCCACCGGCCAagtgctggtaaaatatgcaaatggTTGCTAGCTTTGCTGACCTCACCAGCATCTATTGAGTAGCTGGGAGATTTTGGACTCCACCAGCTACAGTGACAGGTGGGCAAAAAAGTTCATTTCCAACCTGCTTCACATTATTACAACTAGGCTGACATTTTGTCCCTCTCAAATTATTATTCAGTCAAAGCTCTGTGATTAAAGACTTGCAAAAGCATTCATCTGTATGTATCGGACATGTGAGGTGTAATGCAATGTTATCCAAAACAATACATATTTTGTTAATGTAACAGACTAACTTTACTGATATTTTAAGGTATGCCTCATAATAATAACACTTACACAACTATGTGTTCATCAGGTTTTGTCTTGCACTCATAATCAGATACACTACATGAGGCTCCTTCCaagcttaaaggggaactatgccCATTATAGGACTGCAGCAATATACCGGTTTTAGGgtataatgtaatataaaagatggttatcataccgtgtacatttgcttaatatacaatattaaaaaaaatgcaactggatggagaatctcccctttattttagtaatgttcaaaggggagactttttacacgatacttccattaacaaaacggtttcaagtttcagttagagtaataaaatgtttgtccGACCAAAAATAACTTCCAGTTCATTCCTTTTAGGGTCATTCTAACTGATAACATAAATTCTGTCATACTCTGATACCATGAAACTATATTAACTAGTCTATATTTTCTGAGATGATTATCTTTtccgtgaaaatctcataccattgcaaccctAATGCCCAATTTCAAAATTCAtttgttattcctatggtctaagacagtccaaaaatattagtaaatatGAATGTCTCTCTCCCAAATCGAAAatctagagtgctaaaactcaaacttgtgatgtcatcaagtatcattctggagctgctccataggcAATGACTTGGTAACAATGTTTAAGGTGATATgaagagcacccaggggaatgtccTGAGTATAcaggtacattttctgtttcagaactgtgAACACTACAGCAGAGTAAAGCTCATTTGAgtatacaaaacaacaacacagtctACAGGTCCATAAAATCAGGCTTACATTTACTGTCTATGGAgaagctccagactttatattctatgacattacaagtttgagacttacttctctggttccAGGCTTTGACAGGGTAGCTCATGTTCACTGATATTAACTGAACTTAGGAGGATGCAGTTTGTGGTGCTATTGAACTGTAAAGCACTGACaggtgtttctattattttgcCTGCCCTATTTATATCAATAAGGGTGGGCTAAATAACAGACacattcctttaaaaatcaaaactactATGCGGTTTAATATGTTTTGTTATCTCAATTTTGAATTGGAAATTGAAAATATCTTTGTTTGTGATTATATTATCAACAACTCCTGGGCAATGTTTACGTGATACTGACGGACAACACCAGGGCATGACAGTCACAGAGAACTACATCATTAGAAGTCATGTCACCTATTAAGTCCTGAGCCAAATGTGTTCATGGGTTACAAGTTGTGTCTTGTTTTGCTTAACCTTCAGTGAATGAGAGAGCGCgagtgtgagagtttgtgtgcgtgtctgtAGATGATGAccctggaccctgtggctgctGAGGAACTAGGCCACATCCAGACAATAGAGAACAATGTTGCCAGATGTCATGTGACATCACACTTGGACCCGAGCCAACAATGAGACTCAGTACCCTCTAAAAAAAGGTGCCCTAAAAACACTGTGgattttaaaatatctgtttaGGTCAGTGTCTAAAGCAGAATGTTCAATGTCCACTTGTGCATTTCCTTACTGTATCCGCAGGAGCCGTCTTCTTCAAATATGTTTCAGATATCAGTTATAGAGTTATTTGTGCTCTGCTTTTAGTGTACTGACTCACCTGTTCTTTTTATGCCTCGAGAGCCCATTAGTCTTTGCTACAGGACATGGAGGAGGTGGGAAGCTAGGTGGCTGGGCTACCCTCCTACTCCTCATGTAAGAGCGGTTGACATGAGGGGTTTTGCCATCCCATCGCACTGTGTTCcccgtgttgttgttgttggctcCCTGATACTGGAATGTCCGCAGAGGTTTGGGAGGAGGCTGAGCTTCACCTGAAGACCCTCTGCCTTTTTCCCAGAGCAGTCTGTCCCCCTCAAGCTTACGCCAGAAACCCCGCGAAGTGTAGAAGTTTCCAGCAGGCATGTTCTCTTCTTGGTCATCGGTTGATAGAGGTAGGATTTTAGAAACTACTTCAACTTCCAAGGTGTGATCTGATTTTTGGTCACCATTGGCGGTCAACATTTGTTTACCTGTAGAGTTAGCAAGTGGTTTGTTCCCTGAGGTTGTAAACTCAGCGGAACATTTCTGCAGAGGGTCTGACTTCCTACCAACCACACCACGTCCAGCTTGTGCTGGGGATTCTCGAAAATCTAAGCCCAAACTCGTAGATTTGGAGAGGCTGGGTTTTGCCTGAAGCCCTCCTTTCGATCCCTCATTGGAACATCCGTTGCCCAGAACATCTCCAGAAAACGTTCGGGATAGAGTCGGAGGATGTGCTTTCACCCCTGCATCCTGGCTGCTGCCCTGCTGACTGCGACCTTCCCACTGGGAGATCTTCTCTCTGATGTTAATGCGCTGCTCGTGAGAAGGGGGCCTCCCTGACTGGCGGCCCTGCCAAGCCACAGTGGCCCCTTTCTGCAGGCGATCGACTTCACCACCCCCTCGCCTGCCCTGCTCCAGCCTCAGAGCCAGCATACTGAGAGGGGGCAAATGAATGCATCAGGGATTgtctcacaaacacagacaggcaaTGCCACGTAATCTGTTGTCAGTTAATCCAGAAATGATAAGTAAAAACAGGGCTGCCACAAGTTTTATGGTTATAACTGATCCTTTATGTCTTTATGCGTTTTCTTGTGCAGAGCAGAGTGTCATTTCCCCCTGGTCTACTTTTAGAAACCACCTAAAAAGAAGACAAGACACAAAAATTACTCATCAATCACTGCACTTAAAAACAAGTCCAGACAGCACACTGCTGGGTCAAAGGGGTAGTGAGGCAACACATGAGGACACAGTTACTTTTGAAAACAGAACACATCTGAAGCCATCTATAACTTGTAGGAAGGGACACAGAGAAGGTCAGGAAGAACAGGCTCCTGTCAAGGTCGGtttccaaaaataaatattcagtaAGAATAAGGAAAGTCAGTGACACGAACAAGGTTACCACagatttctgttgctgtgtgtcTTAAGCTGCCCAACCCTCCTCTAGCCCCAGGGGAATTCTGTCGTCTCTGTAGCTGTTGTCCTTAACCGCATGGCTGGCCAAATACAAAATGCCAATGATACAGCAAAGCATTAAATCTAATTTAGTATTCTTGCAAAGCTGTCTTTCAGATGACAAGGAAGAATGTGCACTTTAGATAATTTCAAAGAGCTTCAGAGGCAAGAAAACACATGGTTCTCAAGCATTACATAAAGCGCCAGTGACAATTAGTTGAATGATGGAAAACATTTTAACCACACCTCTATGCGCAATGTTATAAAAGCTCTTCAAATGGTTTAGCTATGTATGAGACGCAAGATAAAAACATACAGGACCACAGACTCTGATTAACTAATGCCTTCGTGCTAGGATAACAGTATAGTAAAGACTTATGATCTATGGTCTTGCTCCCTCTGACCAAATGCTATCAAACACTGAGATTAGATGAAAAGTTCTGCAGCGGCATCCACCCTGACTCACATTCCCTGAGTCGACATCAATGCGGTCACTGTACACTCTCGTACAGCAGCTCCTGGCTTGCTGGAACCAAACCATTTGGACACGTTGCACATTAGGACCGGGGCTGAGAGAATGCGGAGAAGGGGAGACATGGTAAAATTCCACTGCACAGCTCATGATCATAATAACTCTATGAGCTGCATTCCTGCAGAGTTGTACAAGAGGGGGGTCGGGGAATAAATTTAACTAGAGACAGTCGGTCAGTCAGTCTCGCAAGTGACGCCTTTGTTTGGTTTGACCTAAATCAAATGTAAGTGTGCATTGGAATGCTGCTCGATCATTGCCAGACCACGCAATGACAATGCGACTCCCCAACTGACCCACTTGCATTATTTGTCTGTGTGCGGTATGTTGTACAGGAAGGCATGAGTTGCACTTCCTGAGCTGCAGGAAGAAGGATCAGCAAACTGTCCATAATTATGGTGCAGAGAGATTTGCACCCAGTTGAAACCACTGATTTGAGCTATGTTTGGATCATCTATATTCAAACCccgtgatggtaaacaaacattgtcTCTCTGAAACACAGTAAATCCAGAAATATACCAGTGACTAGCTGGTTACAGTAACTTTTGCAAACTTGTCTAAAACTGTCACCTCCCCCTTTCCCATGGCATACAGCTTACATCAAACGTTGTTATTGCCAGTGAGGCACTCCTTGAGGTGCTGTGATATCAAGTGACAAAGCCAGAGAGTCAAAATGAACTTCAATGACATTTATTAGGCTGTCAACTCTGCAGAAAGGTATCCTTACATTTTCAAGTGAAACTCACTGACTCATCTACGTAGACACGAGACAGGAGACCCATAAAGCTGGAGTACCCCGTCATCACTTGGCAGCTAAATCAAACCTAATTACACCTTCAAAACCACGACAAAACACCCTCCCAAAGAAGCGTGGCATGACACAACATGTTGAAGCTAAAGTATTGTACGACTGTGGTTCACCATCAACAGTGACAGTTAAAgcaataataaaagaaaaatgtgggTTTGCTAAATGCCAGCTAAAAGGACACACCAAGATTGAGTGCCTGAAAATGACGGATCCATCACCAGCCACTAGAACAGCTTGCCTGCAACCAAACATTACTTTCGACAGTGTGACTAAAAGGGTGATAAACCACTTTAACACAAGTTCCACCATTTCTTGTCATACCActgtcatgaaaaatgtctcCAAAGTCTCTTTTAAACTCAGACCAAGACAGTTACGATAtcaaaacatttacacacacactttgtgtcACCCAACTAAAGAGCTTTAGCACAAATGCATTAATGCAAATCTATTCATTAACAGTGTTCTTGGTGTTAATTTGTCCCTTTTCTCTGAGGGGATTAGTGGCATATACATCTCAGATGCTTTCAGCTATAGGCAGTTAATTATTAACTGAACTGTTTTTCCTACATTTGGCAGCACCTGCAGAAGATTTCCATATCACAGATGCATTAAGGTTCAATGACCTGAGCTAACTCTACAACCTGGATTATTGCTTGAGTCCTGGCAATGCTGTTAAACGTTTGTCGGTAATCAATGAGTCAACTACAGTAAAATGGGAATAGATGATGgtggaagaggagaaaaaactcGCCCTCGTTCTGTTACATTAAGAAAACACGCCAAACTCCCTTCAAAACTatagatatttaaaatgttctttCTTACTGCAAAGCCTCATTACCATAGAAATTAAACTCAAACATCCCACTGACTTCATAAGATCTACTGTCTAATTCGGCTTTATTAGCAAGCCAAAATAACCTAAAGTAGCCTGGTGGTTTACACCTCTAGCGTCATATCACCAAGTCTAACTTCTCCAGTTGTCTAATGGAAGAGCGTCAG harbors:
- the dennd2c gene encoding DENN domain-containing protein 2C isoform X2, giving the protein MLALRLEQGRRGGGEVDRLQKGATVAWQGRQSGRPPSHEQRINIREKISQWEGRSQQGSSQDAGVKAHPPTLSRTFSGDVLGNGCSNEGSKGGLQAKPSLSKSTSLGLDFRESPAQAGRGVVGRKSDPLQKCSAEFTTSGNKPLANSTGKQMLTANGDQKSDHTLEVEVVSKILPLSTDDQEENMPAGNFYTSRGFWRKLEGDRLLWEKGRGSSGEAQPPPKPLRTFQYQGANNNNTGNTVRWDGKTPHVNRSYMRSRRVAQPPSFPPPPCPVAKTNGLSRHKKNRKSFEYEDAARLTAQQGTLGGEDRHSGLYHAYSDDNIYEDIVCDVTRDNPYEDVKLSPMCLPIARPKLPPKPQMLQGNAGKVEMKKFPASTASKASTFANTPKPATPRPSSTQKTQRMPQYVNKIETIFDDKRGRKRVKNQGFSVREETSGTESDAEDNPKGSRRSVYIQSTLKRRPAYRTLERDLIQLQQQQLFQIFVVVSLRKGSPGNTYSPEITQQFPKMFEKSSRLSREAEDQLRVIPKFCFPDSHDWKPSAHMPSETFSFVLTGEDGSRWFCYCRKILPIGKGKRLPEVHCVVSKLGCFNLFAKILEEVERRREISPALVYPFMRSVMEAPFPAPGRTVTVKSFLPGSGNEVLTLCRPVDSRLEHVDFDSLLQCLSVGNLLQVFASLLLERRVIFVADKLSVLSRCSHAVLALLYPFTWQHTFVPVLPASMLDISCSPTPFLIGVLAPCLPEVLELPIEEVLIVDLCADKFVVQLGDEDCILPSKLQAALQQILEEREDILRQEDGDSSGGQQADLSSLVSEGFARFFVELVGHYPLHMVESSNGSRELQRDSFRKSHPSRGVRQFLQLFMDTQMFAGFIQDKELRKGGGRGLFEVRVAEYLDSYPEPEPSGVNKFLKGLGSKMKLLQMK
- the dennd2c gene encoding DENN domain-containing protein 2C isoform X1, encoding MLALRLEQGRRGGGEVDRLQKGATVAWQGRQSGRPPSHEQRINIREKISQWEGRSQQGSSQDAGVKAHPPTLSRTFSGDVLGNGCSNEGSKGGLQAKPSLSKSTSLGLDFRESPAQAGRGVVGRKSDPLQKCSAEFTTSGNKPLANSTGKQMLTANGDQKSDHTLEVEVVSKILPLSTDDQEENMPAGNFYTSRGFWRKLEGDRLLWEKGRGSSGEAQPPPKPLRTFQYQGANNNNTGNTVRWDGKTPHVNRSYMRSRRVAQPPSFPPPPCPVAKTNGLSRHKKNRKSFEYEDAARLTAQQGTLGGEDRHSGLYHAYSDDNIYEDIVCDVTRDNPYEDVKLSPMCLPIARPKLPPKPQMLQGNAGKVEMKKFPASTASKASTFANTPKPATPRPSSTQKTQRMPQYVNKIETIFDDKRGRKRVKNQGFSVREETSGTESDAEDNPKAGSRRSVYIQSTLKRRPAYRTLERDLIQLQQQQLFQIFVVVSLRKGSPGNTYSPEITQQFPKMFEKSSRLSREAEDQLRVIPKFCFPDSHDWKPSAHMPSETFSFVLTGEDGSRWFCYCRKILPIGKGKRLPEVHCVVSKLGCFNLFAKILEEVERRREISPALVYPFMRSVMEAPFPAPGRTVTVKSFLPGSGNEVLTLCRPVDSRLEHVDFDSLLQCLSVGNLLQVFASLLLERRVIFVADKLSVLSRCSHAVLALLYPFTWQHTFVPVLPASMLDISCSPTPFLIGVLAPCLPEVLELPIEEVLIVDLCADKFVVQLGDEDCILPSKLQAALQQILEEREDILRQEDGDSSGGQQADLSSLVSEGFARFFVELVGHYPLHMVESSNGSRELQRDSFRKSHPSRGVRQFLQLFMDTQMFAGFIQDKELRKGGGRGLFEVRVAEYLDSYPEPEPSGVNKFLKGLGSKMKLLQMK